The Chryseobacterium suipulveris genome window below encodes:
- the ettA gene encoding energy-dependent translational throttle protein EttA has translation MSDDKNIIFSMWKMNKTYPNAQTPVLKNISLSFFYGAKIGILGLNGSGKSTLLRIIAGTDKNYQGELEFQPGYSVGLLEQEPKLDESKTVLEVVKEGVQEVVDVLDEYNKINDMFGLPEVYENPDKMDELMAKQAKLQDQIDASNAWELDTRLEIAMNALNTPDPDTPISVLSGGERRRVALCRLLLSEPDILLLDEPTNHLDAESVHWLEHHLAEYKGTVIAVTHDRYFLDNVAGWILELDRGEGIPWKGNYSSWLDQKSKRLAQEQKSAGKRQKALERELEWVRMAPKGRQSKQKARLASYDKLLNQDQKQLDEKLEIYIPNGPRLGTNVIEAKNVAKAYGDKLLYDDLNFKLPQAGIVGIIGPNGAGKSTIFKMIMDEVEPDGGSFEVGDTVKIAYVDQTHSNIDPEKTIWENFSDGQELVMMGGKQVNSRAYLSRFNFSGSEQNKKVAQLSGGERNRLHLAMTLKEEGNVLLLDEPTNDLDVNTLRALEEGLDNFAGCAVIISHDRWFLDRVCTHILAFEGDSNVYYFEGSFSDYEENKKKRLGGDLVPKRIKYRKLMK, from the coding sequence ATGTCAGACGATAAGAACATCATTTTCTCGATGTGGAAAATGAACAAAACCTATCCTAATGCGCAGACTCCGGTGTTGAAAAACATCAGTTTGAGTTTTTTCTATGGTGCTAAAATCGGGATTCTGGGATTGAACGGAAGCGGAAAATCTACTTTGCTGAGAATTATTGCCGGAACCGATAAAAACTATCAGGGAGAACTCGAATTTCAGCCCGGTTATTCCGTCGGTTTACTGGAACAGGAACCAAAACTGGATGAATCGAAAACCGTTCTGGAAGTGGTGAAAGAAGGCGTTCAGGAAGTGGTGGATGTACTGGATGAATACAACAAAATCAACGATATGTTTGGCTTGCCGGAAGTGTATGAAAATCCTGATAAAATGGATGAACTGATGGCAAAACAAGCCAAACTTCAGGATCAGATCGACGCTTCCAATGCGTGGGAACTGGACACAAGGCTTGAAATTGCAATGAATGCACTGAATACGCCTGATCCGGACACGCCCATCTCTGTTTTATCAGGCGGTGAAAGACGCCGTGTCGCACTTTGCCGACTGTTGCTGAGCGAACCGGATATCCTCCTTCTCGATGAACCTACCAACCACCTTGATGCTGAAAGCGTTCACTGGCTGGAACATCATTTGGCGGAATACAAAGGAACCGTCATTGCGGTAACGCACGACCGCTATTTCCTTGATAATGTGGCAGGATGGATACTGGAACTCGACCGTGGCGAAGGCATTCCGTGGAAGGGAAATTATTCGTCGTGGCTGGATCAGAAATCAAAACGTTTGGCACAGGAACAGAAAAGTGCAGGCAAGCGCCAGAAAGCTTTGGAACGCGAACTGGAATGGGTTCGGATGGCACCGAAAGGAAGACAGAGCAAGCAAAAAGCGCGTTTGGCGAGTTATGATAAATTATTGAATCAGGACCAGAAACAGCTGGACGAAAAACTTGAAATTTATATTCCAAACGGCCCGAGATTGGGAACCAATGTGATTGAAGCCAAAAATGTGGCAAAAGCATACGGCGATAAATTGCTCTATGATGATCTGAACTTTAAACTTCCACAGGCGGGAATTGTCGGAATTATCGGACCAAACGGAGCCGGAAAATCCACGATTTTCAAAATGATAATGGATGAAGTGGAACCGGATGGTGGCAGTTTTGAAGTCGGCGACACCGTGAAAATCGCTTATGTGGACCAAACGCACAGCAACATCGATCCAGAAAAAACGATTTGGGAAAACTTCAGCGACGGACAGGAATTGGTGATGATGGGCGGAAAGCAGGTAAATTCTCGCGCTTATCTCAGTCGCTTCAATTTCAGTGGAAGCGAACAAAATAAAAAAGTTGCTCAACTTTCCGGCGGTGAACGAAACCGACTACATTTGGCAATGACTTTAAAGGAAGAAGGCAACGTCCTATTACTCGACGAACCTACCAACGACCTTGATGTAAATACTTTACGTGCATTGGAAGAAGGTTTGGATAATTTCGCCGGTTGCGCCGTGATTATCAGTCACGACCGTTGGTTCCTTGACCGTGTATGTACACATATTTTAGCATTTGAAGGCGATTCCAATGTCTATTATTTTGAAGGCAGCTTCAGTGATTATGAAGAAAACAAGAAAAAACGTTTGGGTGGTGATTTGGTTCCGAAAAGAATCAAATACAGAAAGCTGATGAAATAA
- a CDS encoding nucleoid-associated protein — protein MFSNIIVHKVGNKINQESLVLSQEELQLDEDMNELLTDFFLKGFKSEEQFQFYSDTYLVNNPVYSSVSEIFENRSKFIFESENIAKHLYDATENPRVQDGELFICYFAGQAEQENEVAIDKIGIFKTENRNPFLKIYPKNETFDIDKDYGIGLSKLDKGALIYNTGKETGYAVSVIDNNKNGDIYYWFEDFLKVKQRDDEYFHTQETLAVYKDFITKQLPTEFEVSKADQADFLNKSINFFKEKEQFDFEEFTNEVLEDKNVIESFANFKTDYEQDMQISISEEFPINSAAVKKNQRYFKSVIKLDKNFHIYVHGDRKRIETGQNEKGKYYRLYFDEEK, from the coding sequence ATGTTTTCAAATATCATTGTTCATAAAGTTGGTAATAAAATCAATCAGGAGTCGCTGGTTTTGTCGCAAGAAGAATTGCAGCTGGATGAAGATATGAACGAACTGCTGACCGATTTTTTTCTGAAAGGATTTAAATCAGAAGAACAATTCCAGTTCTACAGCGATACTTATTTGGTGAACAATCCGGTTTACAGTTCTGTTTCTGAAATTTTTGAAAACAGAAGCAAATTTATTTTTGAGAGTGAAAATATTGCAAAGCATCTGTATGATGCAACAGAAAATCCGCGTGTTCAGGATGGAGAACTGTTTATCTGTTATTTTGCAGGTCAGGCTGAACAGGAAAATGAGGTTGCCATCGACAAAATAGGCATCTTCAAAACTGAAAATAGGAATCCATTTCTTAAAATTTATCCTAAGAATGAAACTTTTGATATTGATAAAGATTATGGGATCGGACTTTCAAAACTGGATAAAGGTGCGTTGATTTATAATACTGGCAAAGAGACCGGTTATGCAGTCTCCGTGATTGACAACAACAAAAACGGCGACATCTATTATTGGTTCGAAGATTTTCTAAAAGTAAAACAACGCGACGACGAATATTTCCACACCCAAGAAACACTCGCAGTTTACAAAGATTTCATCACCAAACAATTGCCAACAGAATTCGAGGTTTCAAAAGCCGACCAGGCCGATTTCCTCAACAAATCCATCAATTTTTTTAAAGAAAAAGAGCAGTTCGATTTTGAAGAATTTACCAATGAAGTTTTGGAAGATAAAAACGTCATAGAAAGCTTTGCGAATTTTAAGACCGATTATGAGCAGGATATGCAGATTTCAATTTCGGAAGAATTTCCAATTAATTCTGCTGCGGTAAAAAAGAATCAACGTTACTTTAAAAGTGTGATTAAGCTTGATAAAAATTTCCACATCTACGTCCATGGTGACCGCAAAAGAATAGAAACCGGGCAGAACGAAAAAGGGAAATATTACCGACTTTATTTTGACGAAGAAAAATAA
- a CDS encoding malate dehydrogenase, producing MKVTVVGAGAVGASCAEYIAMKNFCAEVVLVDIKEGFAEGKAMDLMQTASLNGFDTKITGTTGDYSKTAGSDVAVITSGIPRKPGMTREELIGINAGIVKEVTANLVKHSPNVIIIVVSNPMDTIAYLVHKTSGLPKNRIIGMGGALDSARFKYRLAEALEAPISDVDGMVIAAHSDTGMLPLMSKATRNGVPVTEFLNEEKQNYVIEETKVGGATLTKLLGTSAWYAPGAAVSVMVQAIACDQKKMIPCSLMLDGEYGQSDICLGVPAIIGRNGVEKIVDVPLTDAEKEKFATAAQAVREVNGDLKF from the coding sequence ATGAAAGTTACCGTAGTAGGAGCAGGAGCAGTAGGTGCAAGTTGTGCCGAGTATATTGCGATGAAAAATTTCTGTGCAGAAGTTGTATTGGTTGACATTAAAGAAGGTTTTGCCGAAGGTAAAGCAATGGATTTGATGCAAACCGCATCTTTGAACGGATTTGATACCAAAATCACCGGAACAACAGGAGACTACAGCAAAACAGCAGGTTCTGATGTTGCCGTAATCACTTCCGGAATCCCAAGAAAACCCGGAATGACCCGTGAAGAACTGATCGGAATCAACGCGGGAATCGTGAAAGAAGTAACTGCAAACTTGGTAAAACATTCACCAAACGTGATCATCATCGTAGTTTCTAACCCAATGGATACCATTGCTTACTTAGTTCATAAAACTTCCGGACTTCCGAAAAACAGAATTATCGGTATGGGTGGAGCTTTGGACAGCGCACGTTTCAAATACAGACTGGCTGAAGCTTTGGAAGCACCGATTTCAGATGTTGACGGAATGGTAATCGCAGCACACAGCGACACCGGAATGCTTCCTCTAATGAGCAAAGCAACAAGAAACGGAGTTCCTGTAACTGAATTCCTGAACGAGGAAAAACAAAATTATGTGATCGAGGAAACGAAAGTTGGTGGTGCTACATTGACCAAACTTTTGGGAACTTCAGCTTGGTATGCACCGGGAGCAGCAGTTTCTGTGATGGTTCAGGCAATCGCTTGCGACCAGAAAAAAATGATTCCTTGTTCGCTAATGCTTGATGGCGAATACGGGCAAAGCGATATTTGTCTTGGCGTACCTGCAATCATCGGAAGAAACGGGGTTGAAAAAATCGTTGACGTTCCTTTGACCGACGCCGAAAAAGAAAAATTCGCAACTGCGGCACAAGCAGTAAGAGAAGTAAACGGAGACCTGAAATTCTAA
- a CDS encoding alkaline phosphatase, whose translation MKRKEFLRGGALAFGGLLLNPFRAKANTIKEEFGSRKAKNIIFMVSDGMSSGTLNMADLYSRRKLGKPSHWISLYEESLVNRGVMDMASLNSIVTDSAAASSSWGGGKRVNNGSLNIGPNGEEYLPILQKFKKAGKKVGCVTTVPITHATPAGFCVYTKSRNSQEDIAEIYSDLGFDVMMGGGHKYFDAAQRKDKKDMYSVFRNKGYSVARNKTEMNAASKNKPLLATFDVDGLPYSADQNSSSFMKNNIPTLAEMTDKAINQMKDHRNGFVMQVEAGKVDWAAHGNDIAGLLYDQLAFDDAVKVAIDFAKKDGNTLVIITSDHGNANPGLIYGKNVNSDFDRIQKFTQTNEWILQGVNPTDSVSTIKNRIALANAGINISDDQARELLGYYSKAKMEDGVYNPRHLPFKLLADIQKAYTSVGWISMDHSADYTELAMFGPGSDKMKPFMKNTDMHTFLLKAAEVENKF comes from the coding sequence ATGAAAAGAAAAGAATTTTTACGCGGCGGTGCTCTTGCATTTGGCGGACTGCTCCTAAATCCATTCAGAGCTAAAGCCAACACAATCAAAGAAGAATTCGGGAGCAGAAAAGCCAAGAACATTATCTTTATGGTAAGCGACGGGATGAGTTCCGGAACGCTCAATATGGCAGATCTTTACTCCAGAAGAAAACTCGGCAAACCTTCCCACTGGATTTCGCTTTACGAAGAAAGTTTGGTAAACCGCGGTGTAATGGATATGGCTTCACTCAACTCGATCGTCACCGATTCTGCTGCTGCAAGCTCTTCGTGGGGTGGCGGAAAAAGGGTGAATAATGGCAGCTTGAACATCGGACCCAATGGAGAGGAATATTTGCCAATCCTTCAAAAATTCAAAAAAGCAGGCAAAAAAGTCGGCTGTGTCACTACCGTTCCGATCACACACGCAACACCTGCAGGATTTTGCGTCTATACCAAAAGCAGAAATTCACAGGAAGATATTGCTGAAATCTATTCCGATCTCGGTTTTGACGTGATGATGGGAGGTGGCCATAAATATTTCGATGCCGCCCAAAGAAAAGATAAGAAAGACATGTATTCGGTTTTCCGGAACAAAGGATACAGCGTGGCAAGAAATAAAACTGAAATGAATGCGGCCTCCAAGAACAAACCGCTCCTCGCAACCTTTGATGTGGACGGACTTCCCTATTCCGCAGATCAGAACAGCAGCAGTTTTATGAAAAACAATATTCCGACGCTCGCTGAAATGACCGACAAAGCTATCAATCAGATGAAGGACCACAGAAACGGTTTTGTGATGCAGGTTGAAGCCGGAAAAGTAGATTGGGCAGCTCACGGAAACGATATCGCGGGACTACTTTATGACCAGTTGGCGTTTGACGATGCCGTGAAAGTTGCCATCGATTTTGCAAAAAAAGACGGAAACACTTTGGTAATCATTACTTCCGATCACGGAAACGCAAATCCGGGATTAATTTATGGTAAAAATGTAAATTCAGATTTCGACAGAATTCAGAAATTTACGCAGACAAATGAGTGGATTCTTCAGGGCGTAAATCCTACAGATTCCGTTTCAACAATAAAAAACAGAATTGCACTAGCCAATGCGGGAATCAATATCAGTGATGATCAGGCAAGAGAACTTTTGGGTTATTACTCTAAAGCAAAAATGGAAGACGGCGTTTACAACCCGCGACATTTGCCTTTCAAACTTCTTGCGGATATTCAAAAAGCATACACATCTGTCGGCTGGATCAGCATGGACCACTCCGCAGATTATACTGAACTCGCAATGTTCGGACCGGGAAGTGATAAAATGAAACCCTTCATGAAAAATACAGATATGCATACTTTCCTACTGAAAGCCGCAGAAGTTGAGAATAAGTTTTAG
- the pafA gene encoding alkaline phosphatase PafA, which produces MFRKTIITVLAFFTVGINAQKNSTSKSERPKLVVGLVVDQMRWDYLYRYYDKYGNDGFKRLLNQGYSLNNVHIDYIPTVTALGHTSIYTGSVPAIHGIAGNDWTDKSTGKNIYCTTDENVKPVGTTNVKIGSHSPKNLWSTTITDELRLATNFQAKVVGVSLKDRASILPAGHNPTGAFWFDDSTGNFVTSSYYMNDLPQWLKNFNAQNLPEKLVANGWNTLLQINQYTESSPDNSPWEGLLGSAKTPTFPYSNLAADYQLKKDNIRYTPFGNTLTLKVAEASIEGESLGKDNITDFLAVNLASTDYAGHKFGPNSIEVQDVYLRLDRDLAEFFQYLDSKVGKNQYTVFLSADHGGAHAVGFMQEHKMATGFFGENAEKTLNQVLKDKFGTEKMIMAMDNYQIYLDQKLIKDNKLNSDEVTNYLVDELNKDQSVLFAVDLKKVGSAPIPEPIKTRIINGYNWQRSGDIQLISHDSMLPPYAKTGTTHSVWNSYDSRIPLIFMGWGIKNGESNKGYNMTDISPTIASLLKIQFPSGNIGNPIVEVLGK; this is translated from the coding sequence ATGTTCAGAAAGACCATTATTACAGTCCTCGCTTTTTTCACAGTTGGAATCAATGCACAAAAAAATTCAACATCAAAATCAGAAAGACCGAAATTAGTAGTAGGTTTGGTGGTGGATCAGATGCGTTGGGACTATCTGTACCGGTATTACGACAAATATGGCAACGATGGTTTCAAGCGGTTGCTGAATCAGGGTTACTCGCTCAACAATGTACACATCGACTATATTCCGACGGTTACCGCGCTTGGTCATACTTCGATTTACACGGGCTCTGTTCCTGCAATCCACGGAATAGCGGGAAACGACTGGACTGATAAATCTACTGGCAAAAACATTTATTGCACCACCGATGAAAATGTAAAACCGGTGGGAACGACCAATGTGAAAATAGGAAGCCACTCGCCAAAAAATCTGTGGTCAACAACGATTACTGACGAACTTCGGTTGGCGACGAACTTCCAGGCAAAAGTCGTGGGAGTTTCTTTAAAGGATCGTGCGTCGATTCTTCCGGCAGGTCATAATCCTACAGGTGCTTTCTGGTTTGATGATTCCACCGGAAATTTCGTGACGAGCTCTTATTATATGAATGATTTGCCTCAATGGCTGAAAAACTTCAACGCGCAGAACCTTCCAGAAAAATTAGTTGCAAACGGGTGGAATACTTTGCTTCAAATTAATCAATACACTGAAAGTTCACCCGACAATTCTCCGTGGGAAGGACTTTTGGGAAGTGCAAAAACACCAACTTTTCCTTACAGTAATTTAGCCGCAGATTATCAGCTTAAAAAAGACAATATCCGTTACACACCTTTCGGAAATACATTGACGCTGAAAGTTGCAGAAGCTTCGATTGAAGGAGAAAGTTTGGGCAAAGACAACATCACCGATTTCCTTGCAGTGAATCTTGCTTCAACGGATTATGCGGGACATAAATTCGGTCCGAACTCAATTGAAGTGCAGGATGTTTATCTCCGTCTGGATCGGGATTTGGCTGAGTTTTTCCAATACCTTGATTCGAAAGTGGGAAAAAATCAGTACACCGTTTTTCTTTCCGCGGATCACGGCGGCGCACATGCAGTTGGATTTATGCAGGAACATAAAATGGCGACAGGATTCTTTGGTGAAAATGCAGAGAAGACTTTAAACCAGGTTCTGAAAGACAAATTCGGAACCGAGAAAATGATTATGGCGATGGACAATTACCAAATTTATCTCGACCAGAAATTAATCAAGGACAACAAACTTAATTCCGATGAGGTGACTAATTATTTGGTGGATGAACTCAACAAAGATCAAAGTGTTCTCTTCGCCGTCGATTTGAAAAAAGTTGGAAGCGCGCCGATTCCTGAACCCATCAAGACAAGAATTATCAACGGTTACAATTGGCAGCGAAGTGGCGACATCCAACTGATTTCCCACGATTCGATGCTTCCTCCATACGCAAAAACCGGAACCACTCATAGTGTTTGGAATTCTTACGATTCCCGCATTCCTTTGATTTTTATGGGATGGGGAATTAAAAATGGCGAAAGTAATAAGGGATACAACATGACCGATATTTCACCGACCATCGCATCTTTACTCAAGATACAGTTCCCAAGCGGAAATATTGGAAATCCGATTGTGGAGGTTTTGGGGAAATAA
- a CDS encoding glycosyltransferase family protein yields the protein MKILYAIQGTGNGHVSRAREIIPFLKKHGEVDLLISGTQAEVGLEDPVKYRFNGFGFVFGKNGGVDFAETWRRFDSLQFIKDVRNLPVKDYDLVINDFEPVTAWACKWRRKKSVAMSHQSAYLSPKTPQLKGFHWGKVIMHNYAPAKNPVAFHFERYDDFINTPVIRSEIRNLSTRDLGHYTVYLPAYSDEFILDQVNKIPNSKWQIFSKHSTESYQKGNAEIFPVSNELFQRSLADSTGLLTGGGFEGPAEALFLKKKVLAVPMHNQYEQQCNALGLEKLGVPVIWKESEFAHKLKSWVESDEIVPVNFPDETEEIVRRTVERFS from the coding sequence ATGAAGATCCTTTACGCCATTCAGGGAACCGGAAACGGACATGTGAGCAGAGCGCGGGAAATCATTCCCTTTCTGAAAAAACATGGCGAAGTCGATCTGCTGATCAGCGGAACACAGGCGGAAGTCGGTTTGGAGGATCCCGTGAAATACCGTTTCAACGGATTTGGATTCGTTTTCGGAAAAAATGGCGGTGTCGATTTTGCGGAGACTTGGCGGCGGTTTGATTCCTTGCAGTTTATCAAAGACGTAAGAAACCTTCCCGTTAAAGATTACGATTTAGTCATTAATGATTTTGAGCCGGTTACAGCTTGGGCGTGTAAATGGAGGCGTAAGAAATCTGTCGCGATGAGTCACCAATCGGCTTATCTTTCCCCAAAAACCCCACAGTTGAAAGGTTTCCATTGGGGAAAAGTGATCATGCATAATTATGCTCCTGCAAAAAACCCCGTCGCTTTTCACTTTGAAAGATACGACGACTTTATCAACACTCCCGTTATCAGAAGCGAAATCCGCAATTTGTCAACTCGGGATTTGGGTCATTACACGGTTTATCTTCCCGCCTATTCCGATGAGTTTATTCTCGACCAGGTCAATAAAATTCCAAACTCCAAATGGCAGATTTTCTCCAAACATTCCACGGAATCCTATCAAAAAGGCAATGCTGAAATTTTTCCTGTAAGTAACGAGCTGTTTCAAAGATCTTTAGCCGATTCCACTGGACTTTTGACAGGGGGTGGTTTCGAAGGTCCAGCTGAAGCTTTGTTTCTGAAAAAGAAGGTTTTGGCGGTTCCGATGCACAACCAATACGAGCAGCAATGCAACGCGTTGGGATTGGAAAAATTGGGAGTTCCCGTGATCTGGAAGGAAAGTGAATTTGCACACAAACTCAAAAGTTGGGTTGAAAGCGATGAAATTGTTCCAGTAAATTTCCCCGATGAAACCGAAGAAATCGTTCGAAGAACGGTTGAAAGATTTTCTTAG
- a CDS encoding UvrD-helicase domain-containing protein: protein MNHNYTVINASAGSGKTYSLVQNLLAICLKYPDQHEKIRNILALTFTNKAANEMKHRIIEWLKNFIKPDYENNDDLLGIQQKLQNGGVHVSLEELHLRSKKTLDYLLHHYSTLNIGTIDKFNSRLVRSFSHELGLAQNFNLEINPEPFLIEAVDKMLDEIGGENTISDAFMDYVDYSLENEDRINLSKALYGSAKEYVQDKHFFQLDKNRDFDWESYENSKKNLRQSIKNLREDSVKIAKETLDLLKEKNLSADDFARASGGTIGKFFENVLGHFINKDKFPFPTDEAAVQENYRKGASSKAKNRQNEILEIIDYLIDNRQKIIDNYIFQKKKEKILGAILPLKVNKEIQDKLAEIEEENDLVLLSKFNVLIHENLRKEPSAFIYEKVGTQFSHYFFDEFQDTSLIQWKNFLPLRDHAVSQENMTFTLVGDPKQSIYRFRGGDSQLMLDIINKKEKTQTFAHPENLKNNWRSAKNIVKFNNELYQFMAQFTEEEHRKIFADSHQTAKSDFDGRVRINLIENATKAIYYEEVAAKMQEDIQSCLDNGFKFSDITILCRGNFDIFSYSQLLGNLKVNYNGEEVFIKTISESGLTLNLSPTLLALTEFLRWEQHPKNFQFPVKMLYYLKISGRIAVEDFTTEMLEMLKLGNKPEMESFIENKYGIRLKSNDFPELNLYNFVEHYLQEFSVKDKETDFLFNYLEMVFGYTQNAGSTLKDFLKYWDEEAGSTTIQASENLDAIQIMTIHKAKGLEFPIVFLPMENSNKDGKFSNWLDLENENGLASVNVSPFAKELENYDSDLEKFNRENVYQNMIDRFCLQYVATTRPVEQLFFYLEKPNKSTNHLEIYDFITEKIPKTEAGEEISSFDLYDVSAETLKKQTVKKRPELETLKIDFSPEKEKNPDAIKIATPSKSYQKRVEKVRIGIFTHEILAKINSAQDVENVLDSYLMDGIITSAEKEATAERIFSIITNEKYSKYFIENQMVINEKDIMISENGESKMYRPDRIIDTGNGYIILDFKTGDEEEKHQLQLETYQTVLERLGKKVIETALVYV from the coding sequence GCTCGGAATTCAGCAAAAACTTCAAAACGGGGGAGTCCATGTCTCGCTTGAGGAACTGCATCTCCGCTCAAAAAAAACACTCGATTACCTTCTTCACCACTACTCGACTTTAAATATTGGCACGATCGACAAGTTCAATTCGCGACTGGTGCGGAGTTTTTCACATGAGTTGGGTTTGGCGCAAAACTTTAATTTAGAAATCAATCCCGAACCTTTTCTGATCGAGGCGGTCGATAAGATGCTGGATGAAATCGGCGGTGAAAATACCATTTCCGACGCGTTTATGGATTATGTGGATTACAGCTTGGAAAACGAGGACCGCATCAATCTGAGCAAAGCGCTTTATGGCTCTGCGAAGGAATATGTGCAGGACAAACATTTCTTCCAACTTGACAAAAACAGGGATTTCGATTGGGAATCGTATGAAAATTCCAAGAAAAATTTACGACAGAGTATCAAGAATCTGAGGGAAGATTCCGTTAAAATCGCCAAGGAAACTTTGGACTTGCTTAAAGAAAAAAACCTCAGCGCAGATGATTTTGCACGTGCAAGCGGAGGAACCATCGGCAAATTCTTCGAGAATGTTCTGGGACATTTTATTAATAAAGACAAATTCCCATTTCCAACCGACGAAGCTGCTGTGCAAGAAAATTACAGAAAAGGCGCATCATCCAAAGCAAAAAACAGACAAAATGAAATCCTCGAAATCATTGACTATCTGATCGATAACCGTCAGAAAATCATCGACAACTACATCTTTCAAAAAAAGAAGGAAAAAATTCTGGGAGCTATTCTACCTTTAAAAGTAAACAAGGAAATTCAGGACAAGCTCGCCGAAATCGAGGAAGAAAACGACCTAGTTCTACTTTCGAAATTCAACGTCCTAATCCATGAAAACCTTCGCAAAGAACCTTCAGCGTTCATTTATGAAAAGGTGGGAACTCAATTTTCCCATTACTTTTTTGATGAGTTTCAGGACACCTCCTTGATTCAATGGAAAAATTTTCTGCCGTTAAGAGATCACGCCGTTTCGCAGGAAAATATGACCTTCACTTTGGTCGGCGATCCGAAACAGAGCATCTACCGTTTCCGTGGCGGCGATTCGCAGCTGATGCTCGACATCATTAACAAGAAAGAAAAAACACAAACTTTCGCACATCCTGAAAATCTTAAAAACAATTGGCGAAGCGCAAAAAATATCGTGAAATTTAACAACGAGCTGTACCAGTTTATGGCGCAGTTTACGGAGGAAGAACACCGAAAAATCTTTGCCGATTCCCATCAAACGGCAAAATCAGATTTTGACGGCAGAGTTCGCATCAACCTCATCGAAAACGCAACCAAAGCAATTTATTACGAAGAAGTCGCGGCGAAAATGCAGGAAGATATCCAATCATGTTTGGACAACGGTTTCAAGTTTTCGGACATCACGATTCTTTGCCGTGGGAATTTTGACATTTTCAGTTATTCGCAGCTTCTCGGGAATTTGAAAGTAAACTATAACGGTGAGGAAGTTTTCATTAAAACCATCTCGGAATCCGGACTCACGCTGAATCTTTCGCCGACACTTCTGGCTTTGACGGAATTTCTTCGCTGGGAGCAACACCCGAAAAACTTTCAGTTTCCTGTGAAAATGCTTTATTACCTGAAAATTTCGGGGAGAATCGCTGTGGAAGATTTCACGACCGAAATGCTTGAAATGTTGAAGCTCGGAAACAAGCCCGAAATGGAAAGTTTTATTGAAAACAAATATGGAATCCGACTGAAAAGCAACGACTTCCCTGAACTGAACCTCTATAATTTCGTGGAGCATTACCTTCAGGAGTTTTCGGTAAAGGATAAGGAAACCGATTTCCTTTTCAACTATCTTGAGATGGTTTTTGGCTATACTCAAAACGCGGGTTCGACACTGAAAGACTTCCTAAAATATTGGGACGAAGAAGCAGGATCGACGACGATTCAAGCATCAGAAAACCTGGATGCGATACAGATCATGACGATTCACAAAGCGAAAGGTTTGGAATTCCCGATCGTATTTCTGCCAATGGAAAACAGCAATAAAGACGGGAAATTCTCGAACTGGCTCGATCTGGAAAACGAAAACGGACTGGCTTCTGTGAACGTTTCCCCATTTGCGAAAGAGCTGGAAAACTACGATTCCGATTTGGAAAAATTCAACCGCGAGAATGTGTACCAAAATATGATCGACCGATTCTGCCTGCAATATGTTGCGACAACACGACCTGTCGAACAGCTTTTCTTCTATCTTGAAAAACCCAACAAATCCACAAACCATCTTGAGATTTATGATTTCATCACCGAAAAAATTCCGAAAACTGAAGCGGGAGAAGAAATTTCGTCGTTTGATCTATACGATGTTTCCGCGGAAACCCTAAAAAAACAAACCGTAAAGAAAAGGCCGGAACTCGAAACATTAAAAATCGACTTTAGTCCTGAAAAAGAGAAAAATCCTGACGCAATAAAAATTGCAACGCCATCAAAAAGTTACCAAAAACGCGTGGAGAAAGTTCGAATCGGAATTTTCACCCACGAAATTCTGGCGAAGATCAATTCTGCACAAGATGTTGAGAATGTCCTGGATTCTTATTTGATGGACGGAATCATCACTTCGGCTGAAAAAGAAGCGACCGCCGAAAGGATTTTCAGCATCATCACTAACGAAAAATATTCAAAATATTTTATTGAAAACCAAATGGTTATCAATGAAAAAGACATCATGATTTCCGAAAACGGCGAGTCGAAAATGTATCGTCCCGACCGAATCATCGATACTGGAAATGGTTACATCATCCTTGATTTTAAGACGGGCGACGAAGAGGAAAAACACCAACTTCAGCTTGAAACTTACCAAACGGTTTTGGAGCGATTGGGCAAAAAAGTGATCGAGACCGCGCTGGTTTATGTTTAA